In Nicotiana tabacum cultivar K326 chromosome 21, ASM71507v2, whole genome shotgun sequence, one DNA window encodes the following:
- the LOC107825567 gene encoding B-box zinc finger protein 22 isoform X1, whose amino-acid sequence MKIQCNVCESAEARVLCCADEAALCWSCDDKVHAANKLASKHQRVPLSASSSPMPKCDICQETVGYFFCLEDRALLCRKCDIYIHTANAYVSAHQRFLLTGVKVGLEPINPAASASSGKSHSVQKVLEPESPPISKRTAPMSSNAPCNDVLPVQASGVEDFARSSLSLVGGSTAGIIPQWQFDEFLGMGDFNQNYGYMDYGSSKADSGKVGESDSSPILRDAEVEGDKCFSEVPETCWAVPQIPSPPTASGLYWPTKTLQNPFDCAVFESDVSYSPLQNFQLQQSNGSGFKRRRAF is encoded by the exons ATGAAGATTCAGTGTAACGTGTGTGAGTCAGCAGAGGCGAGGGTTTTGTGCTGTGCGGACGAGGCAGCTCTTTGTTGGTCATGTGATGATAAAGTTCATGCTGCAAATAAACTTGCTAGTAAGCACCAGAGAGTGCCTCTTTCTGCTTCATCTTCACCCATGCCCAAGTGTGACATCTGCCAG GAAACTGTTGGCTATTTCTTTTGCCTTGAGGATCGGGCTTTGCTCTGCCGAAAATGTGACATTTATATTCACACAGCAAATGCTTATGTCTCGGCTCACCAGAGATTTTTGCTGACCGGAGTCAAAGTGGGACTTGAACCTATCAATCCTGCTGCATCAGCATCCTCAGGGAAGTCACATTCTGTCCAGAAGGTGTTGGAGCCAGAATCTCCTCCGATTTCTAAGAGAACTGCACCCATGTCATCAAATGCTCCGTGTAATGACGTATTGCCTGTCCAGGCTAGTGGGGTTGAGGATTTTGCACGTAGTAGTCTTTCATTGGTTGGAGGTTCTACGGCTGGAATCATTCCACAATGGCAGTTTGATGAATTTCTTGGAATGGGTGATTTCAATCAGAACTACGGATACATGGATTATGGATCATCTAAG GCTGACAGTGGAAAGGTTGGAGAATCAGATAGCTCCCCAATCTTAAGAGATGCTGAAGTTGAAGGTGATAAGTGCTTTAGTGAGGTGCCGGAGACATGTTGGGCTGTGCCACAAATTCCTTCACCGCCTACAGCTTCTGGACTTTACTGGCCGACAAAAACTCTCCAGAATCCATTTGATTGTGCAGTGTTCGAGTCTGACGTTAGTTACTCCCCTTTGCAGAACTTTCAACTTCAACAATCAAATGGTTCTGGTTTCAAAAGGAGAAGGGCCTTTTAG
- the LOC107825567 gene encoding B-box zinc finger protein 22 isoform X2 has translation MMETVGYFFCLEDRALLCRKCDIYIHTANAYVSAHQRFLLTGVKVGLEPINPAASASSGKSHSVQKVLEPESPPISKRTAPMSSNAPCNDVLPVQASGVEDFARSSLSLVGGSTAGIIPQWQFDEFLGMGDFNQNYGYMDYGSSKADSGKVGESDSSPILRDAEVEGDKCFSEVPETCWAVPQIPSPPTASGLYWPTKTLQNPFDCAVFESDVSYSPLQNFQLQQSNGSGFKRRRAF, from the exons ATGATG GAAACTGTTGGCTATTTCTTTTGCCTTGAGGATCGGGCTTTGCTCTGCCGAAAATGTGACATTTATATTCACACAGCAAATGCTTATGTCTCGGCTCACCAGAGATTTTTGCTGACCGGAGTCAAAGTGGGACTTGAACCTATCAATCCTGCTGCATCAGCATCCTCAGGGAAGTCACATTCTGTCCAGAAGGTGTTGGAGCCAGAATCTCCTCCGATTTCTAAGAGAACTGCACCCATGTCATCAAATGCTCCGTGTAATGACGTATTGCCTGTCCAGGCTAGTGGGGTTGAGGATTTTGCACGTAGTAGTCTTTCATTGGTTGGAGGTTCTACGGCTGGAATCATTCCACAATGGCAGTTTGATGAATTTCTTGGAATGGGTGATTTCAATCAGAACTACGGATACATGGATTATGGATCATCTAAG GCTGACAGTGGAAAGGTTGGAGAATCAGATAGCTCCCCAATCTTAAGAGATGCTGAAGTTGAAGGTGATAAGTGCTTTAGTGAGGTGCCGGAGACATGTTGGGCTGTGCCACAAATTCCTTCACCGCCTACAGCTTCTGGACTTTACTGGCCGACAAAAACTCTCCAGAATCCATTTGATTGTGCAGTGTTCGAGTCTGACGTTAGTTACTCCCCTTTGCAGAACTTTCAACTTCAACAATCAAATGGTTCTGGTTTCAAAAGGAGAAGGGCCTTTTAG